A section of the Cuniculiplasma divulgatum genome encodes:
- a CDS encoding ABC transporter permease, giving the protein MADITEIKNAGRIQATRKRHPRIESFKSTFNLFLKNKLALAGFIITMTYGIIAILDWAHPSWLGIANINNAANFTPGGASALSLAPPTAPTLSHGWWYWLGTTEYQIPILPVMLAALKFDIAYSVLIVVTGMLIGVVVGTISGYLGGAVDETVMRITDIFFSVPSLILVIAITFVLGESLFFVVIALIIIWWPIYARLTRGLTLSVRSMKYIEAATASGSSKIRTIFSHIIPNVLSPTFVQFSLDLGSIVLIFASFDYIGLNKGNPLLPELGQMINWGQTFFTYTTPSGMIMWWPVVIPGVFLLIFTVAVNLMGDGLRDVLDPRLRR; this is encoded by the coding sequence ATGGCAGACATTACTGAGATTAAGAATGCGGGAAGAATTCAGGCAACCCGTAAACGTCACCCGAGAATTGAAAGCTTCAAGAGTACTTTCAATCTGTTTCTTAAAAATAAGCTGGCTCTGGCAGGCTTCATAATAACCATGACGTATGGGATAATAGCCATACTTGACTGGGCTCATCCCTCCTGGCTGGGAATTGCCAACATTAATAATGCTGCCAATTTCACACCAGGGGGTGCGAGCGCATTGAGCTTGGCCCCTCCAACCGCCCCTACCCTGAGCCACGGTTGGTGGTATTGGTTAGGGACAACAGAATACCAGATCCCCATATTGCCCGTTATGCTGGCGGCATTGAAGTTTGACATTGCCTACTCTGTCCTTATAGTAGTAACCGGGATGTTGATTGGTGTTGTCGTAGGTACAATATCAGGTTACCTTGGAGGTGCCGTTGATGAAACCGTGATGAGGATAACTGACATATTCTTCAGTGTGCCCTCGCTTATCCTTGTAATTGCCATAACTTTTGTCTTGGGTGAATCGCTGTTCTTTGTAGTTATAGCTCTTATTATAATTTGGTGGCCCATATATGCGCGTCTTACAAGAGGTCTCACCCTTTCTGTTCGAAGTATGAAATATATTGAAGCAGCGACAGCTTCAGGTTCATCAAAGATAAGGACAATATTCTCACATATAATACCGAATGTACTTTCACCAACGTTTGTGCAATTCTCCCTAGATCTGGGTAGCATAGTGTTAATATTTGCGTCCTTCGATTACATAGGTCTGAACAAGGGAAACCCTCTTCTGCCCGAGCTTGGACAGATGATAAACTGGGGACAGACGTTCTTTACATACACCACGCCAAGTGGGATGATAATGTGGTGGCCTGTGGTTATTCCTGGAGTCTTTCTCCTGATATTCACAGTTGCTGTTAATCTAATGGGTGATGGACTTAGAGATGTTCTGGATCCAAGGTTGAGGAGATAA
- a CDS encoding ABC transporter permease, with amino-acid sequence MERVKYHVLIRHTMELRYFIIRRLLVMIPTLIGLLVIVFALLSGIPKSVLAAPYLNPHSSVPKAQQLQNIYALLGLNQPPPIHFFIYVKDVFTGNLGIMNLAGYPSNVLSAIELAFPNTVQLALFATLLSIVIAIPLGTYIGARPNSLSDQAGRIFSLSGYSMPAFWLGILLIYALGSGVITGNPLGVLPYSGSFNPTAIPSPNPTWFHGEFTSPTHLFIFDALLNGAWGLAWDGFKHVILPVITLTYTILAGVLRFIRAGMVDSSYQEYVKTARAKGVPEKIVIKRHIRRNALIPSITVMGLLFSSLLGGVVIIEDLFAYPGIGMLAVNAAETYQVYGVLGTTFFFGIILIVANLIVDVVYAFVDPRIRY; translated from the coding sequence ATGGAAAGAGTGAAATATCACGTTCTGATAAGGCACACGATGGAGTTACGTTACTTCATAATCAGACGACTCTTGGTCATGATTCCCACTCTTATAGGCTTGCTTGTGATCGTTTTCGCATTGCTGAGTGGGATACCAAAGTCGGTTCTCGCGGCACCATATCTGAATCCTCATTCTTCAGTTCCAAAGGCTCAGCAGCTTCAGAATATATATGCTCTGCTTGGGCTCAATCAACCACCACCCATACATTTCTTTATATATGTAAAGGATGTTTTCACAGGTAACCTCGGCATTATGAATCTTGCCGGGTATCCTTCTAACGTGCTAAGTGCCATAGAACTGGCTTTCCCCAACACCGTTCAGCTTGCACTGTTTGCAACCCTGCTTTCAATTGTTATTGCAATTCCTCTCGGTACATATATTGGGGCAAGACCAAACTCACTGAGCGATCAAGCCGGAAGAATTTTCTCACTCAGTGGCTACTCAATGCCTGCATTCTGGCTGGGGATATTATTGATTTACGCTTTAGGGAGCGGTGTAATCACTGGTAACCCTCTGGGAGTACTACCATATTCTGGCTCATTCAATCCTACAGCAATACCATCTCCGAACCCGACGTGGTTTCACGGTGAATTCACTTCTCCCACTCATCTTTTCATTTTTGATGCCCTTCTAAATGGTGCATGGGGGTTGGCTTGGGATGGATTCAAGCATGTAATCCTCCCAGTTATAACACTTACCTACACTATCCTCGCAGGGGTCCTAAGGTTCATACGTGCTGGAATGGTAGATTCTTCCTATCAGGAATATGTCAAGACTGCACGCGCAAAGGGGGTGCCAGAGAAGATTGTGATAAAGAGGCACATAAGAAGAAATGCTTTGATCCCATCTATTACAGTAATGGGTCTCCTGTTCTCCAGTCTTCTTGGCGGGGTTGTGATAATTGAAGATCTTTTCGCATACCCAGGAATAGGTATGCTAGCGGTCAATGCAGCGGAAACCTATCAGGTTTACGGTGTTCTGGGAACAACGTTTTTCTTTGGAATAATACTTATAGTTGCCAACCTGATCGTTGATGTGGTGTATGCTTTCGTAGATCCCAGGATAAGATATTGA
- a CDS encoding ABC transporter permease: MVDDKDNGSSIRELRKKRLNFRLYQFKKQWKIFYRSAYGKVGFYIILIFAIIAILTPFLEVHRDALSYVAPSVDTTAMSLSVKSDIGIPAMINSTPVAVAASAISDLGSNMVYSVNSNGQVYGTSLGSATSLHSGANVNLFNASVSRNNRVLGIRVFPLQTITLAGVGVKDNYILIATAGGNLTLASLDWTGGSPGVGRLVASGISHVDLGLNLSSMPVSSSFPVDTSVFPSIPFSGAVFAIGSNDTGTYLVKIQDSPFSVMWTKSLPFASPSSMAFIGAFYSNSQVRHQTVVISDKNSLYGFYASNGTEIWKATEPYVFSGKYSVPASYQQSYSSYDSIFEVLSSGSGYYVDGFYISNGTAYQVYSSDHPISALSSSLGESGFPSSLLAITGNTAVILSSPGNVRGNASMITTYGGYLYDPVYVPSLNSYIISSQKGELYSLSATLGKNPFNWLGSVSKSPVNVSAATLLLDANTGQEAIAMVNATGAVFVYSANGVTLNPMPPTLHTPSGTMYLLGTNTEGNDVWSQFIASFQPDWIVGISVGLIGIAIALVLGMIIGYYRGFVSVALDTVTLVIYLIPGLALLIALTSVLSPSFFNIIWILSFLSWPFTTFTILGIIRSIKQRAFVEAAKVSGAGTMQILRRHMLPNVTPLLIYLTALNVSGAVGGIATLQFLGVAPLTILTWGAMLNPLENNFYLAASAPWWVIPPTVALTLFIMAFIFLSRGVDEVVNPRIRRR, encoded by the coding sequence ATGGTTGATGACAAGGATAACGGTTCCAGTATCAGAGAGCTCAGAAAGAAGAGGCTTAATTTCAGGCTATATCAGTTCAAAAAACAATGGAAAATATTCTACCGATCCGCATATGGAAAGGTGGGTTTTTACATAATTCTAATTTTTGCCATAATTGCCATTCTGACTCCCTTTCTTGAAGTTCATCGGGATGCGCTTTCTTATGTAGCACCTTCAGTGGACACAACTGCGATGAGTCTCTCAGTAAAATCGGATATAGGGATCCCTGCCATGATAAATTCAACCCCTGTTGCTGTTGCAGCCTCAGCAATTTCAGATCTTGGTTCAAACATGGTATACTCGGTAAATTCAAATGGCCAGGTCTATGGGACGTCTCTTGGTTCTGCGACATCGTTGCATTCAGGAGCTAATGTGAATTTGTTCAATGCGAGTGTATCTCGCAATAACAGGGTGCTTGGAATAAGAGTGTTTCCACTTCAGACAATTACACTGGCTGGTGTAGGTGTAAAGGATAACTACATTCTCATAGCAACCGCAGGGGGCAATTTGACCCTTGCCAGTCTAGATTGGACGGGAGGTTCTCCAGGTGTTGGAAGATTGGTGGCTTCAGGAATCAGCCATGTTGATCTTGGCCTGAATTTAAGTTCAATGCCGGTTTCCAGTTCATTTCCCGTGGATACATCCGTGTTCCCAAGCATACCATTTTCCGGTGCCGTTTTTGCCATAGGGTCAAACGACACCGGAACATATCTTGTCAAGATTCAGGATAGCCCATTTTCGGTGATGTGGACGAAAAGCTTGCCGTTTGCCTCCCCGTCCAGCATGGCTTTCATAGGTGCGTTTTACAGCAACAGCCAGGTTAGACATCAGACGGTTGTAATTTCTGATAAAAATAGCCTATACGGATTCTATGCTTCAAATGGAACAGAAATATGGAAAGCAACTGAGCCATATGTTTTCTCGGGGAAATATTCGGTTCCCGCTTCATACCAGCAATCTTACAGTTCTTATGATTCCATCTTTGAAGTTCTTTCTTCAGGTTCTGGATATTACGTCGATGGGTTCTATATCTCAAATGGTACAGCTTATCAGGTCTACAGCAGCGATCATCCAATATCCGCTTTATCATCTTCCCTAGGAGAAAGCGGTTTCCCCTCATCATTACTTGCCATCACTGGAAATACGGCTGTAATACTTAGTTCGCCAGGAAATGTTCGTGGTAATGCATCTATGATAACCACCTATGGCGGTTACCTTTATGATCCGGTATACGTACCAAGCTTGAACAGTTACATAATTTCTTCACAGAAGGGGGAGTTATATTCACTGTCAGCAACCCTTGGAAAAAATCCATTCAACTGGCTTGGATCAGTTTCGAAATCGCCTGTCAATGTCTCTGCCGCTACTCTTCTGCTTGACGCTAACACTGGGCAGGAAGCCATTGCCATGGTAAACGCGACTGGAGCCGTCTTTGTATATTCTGCCAACGGTGTAACTCTAAATCCTATGCCTCCAACCTTGCATACGCCGTCAGGCACTATGTATCTGCTCGGAACCAACACAGAGGGTAACGATGTATGGAGCCAGTTTATTGCAAGTTTCCAGCCGGACTGGATAGTCGGAATAAGCGTGGGGCTAATAGGAATAGCAATTGCCCTTGTCCTGGGAATGATAATAGGATATTACAGGGGATTTGTGTCAGTTGCTCTTGACACTGTCACACTTGTAATATATCTGATTCCGGGTTTAGCTTTGCTTATTGCCCTCACATCTGTTCTGAGCCCTTCCTTCTTCAATATAATCTGGATCTTAAGCTTCCTGAGCTGGCCTTTCACAACATTTACCATTCTTGGCATAATCAGAAGCATCAAGCAACGTGCCTTTGTTGAAGCCGCCAAAGTGTCAGGGGCTGGAACGATGCAGATACTCAGGAGGCACATGCTGCCTAACGTGACACCTCTCCTCATATACCTGACGGCACTCAATGTAAGCGGAGCAGTGGGCGGAATAGCCACTCTGCAGTTTCTCGGCGTTGCGCCTCTGACAATACTCACCTGGGGTGCAATGCTCAACCCACTTGAAAACAACTTCTATCTGGCAGCCTCTGCGCCTTGGTGGGTGATCCCCCCAACGGTAGCCCTCACTCTTTTCATCATGGCATTCATATTTCTTTCAAGAGGGGTTGACGAAGTGGTAAATCCAAGGATAAGGAGAAGGTAA
- a CDS encoding ABC transporter ATP-binding protein, with product MIEIQENQENKKTAQSSTPLLHIHNFSVTFDTYEGRLKALENIDLNLANGESLGIIGESGSGKTTLATAIMGLISDNAELGGTIYFDGNMIIDSEHFGKAYQKLKRRERKILSEKLILMRWKEISMVFQGSMNAFNPAYTIEKQIGEVFKIHTNLTDKEIEERSLQVIESAGLNRSALKAYPHELSGGMKQRAVIAMALALSPKLVIADEPTTGLDVITQAKIISELKSLRGTSINSMIVISHDVGVVSQLSDRVVVLYSGRIMEIGPTWEVYRRSLNPYTRALLSSYPSIDSTKSHIDGIPGALPDPLTEREGCYFAPRCKYADSICYSTVPKLEEISPGRFSRCHFANKFLDGEMVEEIKPHASEKKNRSVETEVLKTDELTEYFSLRTKTYGQLYGKEEATRIVRAVDHIDMDIKKGEIFGVVGESGSGKTTLGRVILKLLDATSGKVLFYANKNMENSVSENFVEIDVTASHQRSPQMKLFRRETQLIFQDPYDSIDPKQTVFNIVQEPIIAHRITSDPIKITEMVNMALEIVRLNPPESYSERYPHELSGGERQRVAAARALVLRPEFLVADEPISMLDVSLRAGFMNLLLELRNQFGITVMFITHDLASARYLCDRIMVMYLGVSVESGDSEQVMRNPLHPYTKALIKAVPKPNPNWDPSKIEIKGEIGNAIDVPKGCRFYRRCPYARDICKNTPPPRKEPESGHWYVCHFTQDELSSYRSFNKADNEE from the coding sequence ATGATTGAAATTCAGGAAAATCAGGAAAATAAAAAAACGGCACAATCTTCGACGCCATTACTGCATATACACAACTTTTCAGTCACTTTTGATACTTATGAGGGCAGACTTAAGGCGCTGGAGAACATTGACCTGAACCTTGCCAATGGGGAATCTCTTGGCATAATAGGCGAAAGCGGGTCAGGAAAAACCACTCTTGCCACAGCTATTATGGGACTGATTTCCGACAATGCCGAGCTGGGGGGGACCATTTACTTTGATGGAAATATGATCATAGATTCTGAACACTTTGGGAAGGCTTACCAGAAACTCAAGAGAAGGGAAAGGAAGATCCTGTCAGAAAAACTCATACTAATGCGCTGGAAGGAGATATCCATGGTCTTTCAGGGTTCCATGAATGCCTTCAACCCTGCGTACACAATAGAAAAACAGATAGGGGAAGTGTTCAAAATTCATACAAACCTGACGGACAAGGAAATAGAGGAAAGATCCCTTCAGGTAATCGAATCAGCTGGACTCAACAGATCGGCGCTCAAGGCATATCCACACGAATTAAGTGGAGGAATGAAGCAGCGCGCTGTTATTGCAATGGCGCTGGCACTTTCACCAAAATTAGTAATTGCCGACGAGCCCACAACCGGGCTGGACGTGATCACCCAGGCGAAGATAATTTCGGAGCTCAAAAGTCTGCGGGGAACCTCAATAAATTCCATGATCGTAATCTCCCACGATGTGGGGGTGGTGTCACAGCTATCGGACAGGGTTGTAGTGCTCTATTCGGGACGCATAATGGAGATTGGCCCAACGTGGGAAGTTTACAGGCGTTCCCTGAATCCTTATACCCGGGCTCTTCTGAGCAGCTATCCATCCATTGATAGCACAAAATCTCATATAGACGGTATTCCCGGGGCATTGCCGGATCCACTAACGGAAAGGGAGGGTTGTTATTTTGCACCCCGATGCAAATATGCAGACAGCATATGTTACAGCACCGTACCTAAGCTTGAAGAGATATCCCCCGGCAGATTTAGCAGATGTCATTTTGCCAATAAATTCCTTGATGGTGAAATGGTTGAAGAGATCAAACCACATGCCTCAGAAAAGAAGAATCGCAGTGTTGAAACGGAAGTTCTTAAGACAGATGAACTTACAGAATATTTCAGCTTACGAACAAAAACATACGGGCAGCTCTATGGCAAGGAAGAGGCCACAAGAATAGTCAGGGCAGTTGATCACATCGATATGGACATCAAGAAGGGTGAGATTTTTGGCGTTGTTGGGGAAAGCGGGTCAGGAAAAACCACGCTTGGTCGTGTAATTCTTAAATTACTGGACGCGACCTCTGGTAAAGTTCTGTTCTATGCCAATAAAAACATGGAAAACTCAGTGTCAGAGAATTTCGTGGAAATAGATGTTACTGCAAGTCATCAGAGATCGCCACAGATGAAGCTTTTCAGAAGGGAAACCCAACTCATATTTCAGGATCCGTATGATTCCATAGATCCCAAGCAGACCGTATTCAACATAGTCCAGGAGCCAATAATTGCGCACAGGATAACCAGCGATCCAATAAAGATAACAGAAATGGTTAACATGGCGCTGGAGATCGTGAGGCTGAATCCACCTGAGAGTTATTCTGAGAGATATCCACACGAGCTTTCTGGTGGAGAAAGGCAGCGAGTGGCAGCTGCAAGGGCACTGGTTCTGCGGCCTGAATTTCTTGTGGCAGACGAGCCCATATCCATGCTGGATGTTTCTCTCAGGGCGGGGTTCATGAATCTGCTCCTTGAACTGAGGAATCAGTTCGGGATAACAGTTATGTTCATAACCCATGACCTGGCTTCTGCAAGGTATCTCTGCGACAGGATTATGGTTATGTACCTCGGAGTTAGCGTTGAAAGCGGCGATTCAGAGCAGGTAATGAGGAATCCGCTCCATCCGTACACGAAAGCCCTTATTAAGGCGGTTCCTAAGCCCAATCCGAACTGGGACCCCTCAAAAATAGAAATAAAAGGAGAGATTGGGAATGCCATAGATGTGCCAAAGGGATGCAGATTTTACAGGAGGTGCCCATATGCCAGAGATATATGCAAAAATACCCCACCCCCAAGAAAGGAGCCTGAATCCGGCCACTGGTATGTCTGCCACTTCACCCAGGATGAGCTCAGCAGCTACAGGAGCTTCAACAAAGCGGATAATGAGGAATGA
- a CDS encoding ABC transporter substrate-binding protein: MENQSGNDEPKAPQAPVAPPRRPAGNGKWYVIIAVLIVVIAALGVLGFYHPVTVGSTSTASVVTNSATLGSPFNLSLTVNGKFSSIDIYWGDGHETVMPWSGSDKVSLAHTYNNPGTYLIYYVVNFPSGATYNNSNNLIPVVTNYQSSSTINPNSAVGQVYLLNNTDNGLFDYHNGTLTLKPGVNLSAQIGFYQSPQSGEVFAQSANLYYMDAFNQSYTLPYYFNTTQDRYIVNPANTTWNITNLSQGFYQLEVTTQAGQVYSQTYTVPTTVTNTSVVKTSGVKTYNSTYLVKIAGAPVLNTSIELGYNTGTWVTNYANTNVTYEALANVSYTEPHSTPAVVLNMYDNMTYVAGDNLTFNHDTNLSFMSNTTALYHNASSGKTKSMVFNGSSYTTSYFVPSGSYLNFTKTAEVEVLNETNVTYNHNSYMWYNMGDMLQYVSQYSNTTYNMNTTLSYTNPSTTVNYTKENVNVTVITFHSGTTTVTVPTGTVDTALGVYSTEYYIDIPVFSQPTVNVPIFGFAPYAPVVSGAGTYTAVELETGGYKSLDPAIEYDTVSYEVLLNTLQTLVMYKGNNSSAFEPMLASHLPNTVAGGVNLHYHNYTMKTPWGTHYTVHEVPYQNYTFNIRSNASWQNGKPVTAWDVMYSITRTLLFDAGTPGTPGWIQAQYLLPGNYYTSNTFYNITTNITVNNATNNITFHFQKAMSPTLVYEILGQVSGAAIASASWLIANGAGITWSPAGFQAYKAHGNSGDYNTYVQNNVLADGPFEIQYIVPSQEVVFEKNPAFKSPGPWYPAARLSHVVIQWVPEETTAYLDLKSGIAQSSTIPSSSWNQVQALENSGIAKVYSFPTLSIFWYNFNAQVNVSMAQKVVYSGTNMPSALFVSHNVRKAFAYAYNYPYYFGQQVGNSIYHTTFAVPYAGMLPAGMAFAPTLTSNNNTLVTQYNGNVSVPVFNMTLAKEAWNNFTKSADFSALGLTNVSGVIEYNGHPLVIPIVIDTADPTDLAGATTWASNLMKVIPGSTFVVTPLAFPTILGYQVQGANPMPVYFLGWAPDYPYPTDYLAPMGLPTNTSLYPGANEFTPYWFAKSGVPSGVQQAAVMKQMISEYNNGSAATSSQQASFWFNAMNNHIVNQTWYVYLYQENEFWIHTSSIPNSMYAANESNIMTGGGGDQMYNFYQ; the protein is encoded by the coding sequence ATGGAAAATCAAAGTGGAAACGATGAACCAAAAGCCCCTCAAGCTCCAGTGGCTCCACCACGGAGGCCGGCGGGTAATGGCAAATGGTATGTCATTATAGCTGTCCTCATAGTGGTGATAGCTGCACTTGGAGTTTTGGGCTTCTATCACCCAGTTACAGTAGGCTCTACGTCTACTGCGTCAGTAGTGACCAACAGTGCAACTCTGGGGTCACCATTTAACCTGAGCTTAACAGTTAACGGCAAGTTCAGCAGTATTGACATATACTGGGGCGATGGGCATGAAACTGTAATGCCATGGAGCGGTAGCGATAAGGTATCTCTGGCGCATACGTACAATAATCCTGGAACATATCTGATATATTATGTGGTTAATTTCCCGTCAGGTGCAACCTACAACAACAGCAACAACCTTATTCCCGTAGTGACGAACTATCAGTCTTCATCAACAATCAACCCTAACTCGGCAGTTGGTCAGGTTTATCTTTTAAACAACACGGATAATGGCCTGTTTGATTACCATAATGGGACTCTCACACTGAAGCCTGGCGTCAACCTTTCAGCACAGATTGGTTTTTACCAGAGCCCGCAGTCTGGAGAAGTTTTCGCACAGTCTGCTAACCTGTACTACATGGATGCCTTCAACCAGTCTTACACACTGCCATACTACTTCAACACCACACAGGACAGGTATATTGTTAACCCGGCAAACACAACGTGGAACATAACAAATCTGTCCCAGGGATTCTACCAGCTTGAAGTCACAACTCAGGCGGGCCAAGTATATTCTCAGACTTACACAGTTCCAACAACCGTTACAAATACATCAGTTGTGAAAACCAGTGGGGTAAAGACATACAATAGTACATATCTTGTTAAAATCGCGGGTGCTCCAGTTTTGAACACTTCCATTGAACTTGGCTACAATACCGGTACGTGGGTAACAAACTACGCTAACACAAATGTGACCTATGAGGCTCTTGCAAACGTATCATATACTGAACCACACAGCACGCCCGCTGTTGTACTGAACATGTATGACAATATGACGTATGTGGCAGGTGACAACCTGACGTTCAATCACGACACAAACTTAAGCTTCATGTCAAATACCACAGCTCTGTACCATAACGCCAGCTCGGGAAAGACAAAATCCATGGTCTTCAACGGCTCAAGCTACACCACAAGCTACTTTGTTCCAAGTGGATCTTATCTGAACTTCACAAAGACAGCTGAAGTGGAAGTTCTTAACGAAACTAATGTAACGTACAATCACAACAGCTACATGTGGTATAATATGGGAGATATGCTTCAATATGTGAGCCAATACAGCAATACAACATACAACATGAACACCACACTTTCATATACCAACCCCAGCACCACGGTCAATTACACTAAAGAAAACGTGAACGTAACCGTTATTACCTTCCATTCCGGAACAACAACAGTTACTGTCCCTACTGGAACTGTTGACACGGCCCTTGGGGTTTACTCAACAGAGTACTACATAGACATACCGGTGTTCTCGCAGCCCACAGTTAATGTCCCAATATTCGGATTCGCTCCATATGCTCCAGTAGTATCTGGCGCTGGAACATACACGGCAGTTGAACTTGAAACTGGTGGTTACAAATCACTGGACCCGGCAATAGAATACGATACTGTGTCCTATGAAGTACTCCTGAACACACTTCAGACACTTGTGATGTACAAGGGAAACAATTCTTCAGCATTTGAACCAATGCTGGCCAGTCATCTTCCTAATACGGTAGCTGGTGGAGTGAACCTACATTACCACAACTACACCATGAAGACTCCATGGGGAACACACTACACAGTGCATGAAGTTCCATACCAGAATTACACATTCAACATCAGGAGCAATGCATCCTGGCAGAATGGTAAACCCGTCACAGCTTGGGATGTTATGTACTCAATAACGAGGACTCTTCTATTCGATGCTGGAACACCCGGTACTCCAGGCTGGATACAGGCACAGTACTTGCTCCCGGGCAATTACTACACATCCAATACTTTCTACAACATTACAACGAACATCACAGTGAACAACGCTACGAACAACATAACTTTCCACTTCCAGAAGGCAATGTCTCCAACGCTGGTTTATGAAATACTGGGTCAGGTATCAGGAGCGGCAATTGCAAGTGCATCTTGGCTGATTGCCAATGGTGCAGGCATAACGTGGTCACCAGCAGGCTTCCAGGCATACAAGGCCCATGGCAACTCCGGTGATTACAACACCTATGTGCAGAATAACGTCTTGGCGGATGGTCCGTTTGAGATACAGTATATAGTGCCGTCCCAGGAAGTTGTGTTTGAGAAAAACCCTGCTTTCAAATCTCCAGGGCCATGGTATCCAGCAGCACGCCTAAGCCACGTAGTGATTCAGTGGGTGCCTGAAGAAACAACAGCCTATCTGGACCTGAAATCAGGGATCGCACAGAGTTCCACAATACCCAGTTCTTCCTGGAACCAGGTACAGGCACTTGAAAATTCCGGAATCGCCAAAGTATACAGCTTCCCAACTCTATCAATATTCTGGTATAACTTCAACGCTCAGGTCAACGTGAGCATGGCTCAGAAAGTAGTGTATTCCGGCACAAACATGCCGTCAGCACTGTTTGTGAGCCACAACGTCAGAAAGGCATTCGCGTATGCATATAACTACCCGTATTACTTCGGTCAGCAGGTTGGCAACAGCATATACCATACGACCTTTGCAGTGCCATATGCAGGAATGCTTCCGGCTGGAATGGCCTTTGCTCCTACACTGACTTCTAACAACAATACACTGGTAACCCAGTATAACGGCAACGTATCAGTGCCTGTTTTCAACATGACATTGGCTAAAGAAGCTTGGAACAACTTCACTAAATCTGCAGACTTTAGTGCACTGGGTCTTACGAATGTCTCAGGAGTAATTGAGTATAATGGCCATCCACTGGTCATTCCGATTGTCATAGATACAGCTGACCCCACTGACCTTGCAGGCGCAACAACATGGGCATCTAACCTAATGAAAGTAATACCTGGGTCCACGTTCGTTGTCACGCCTCTTGCTTTCCCAACAATACTTGGATATCAGGTACAGGGGGCAAACCCGATGCCAGTGTATTTCCTGGGCTGGGCTCCAGACTACCCATACCCAACGGATTATCTGGCTCCAATGGGTCTGCCTACGAACACTTCCCTGTACCCTGGCGCCAATGAGTTCACACCGTACTGGTTCGCAAAGAGTGGAGTTCCAAGTGGAGTGCAGCAGGCAGCAGTAATGAAGCAGATGATATCCGAATACAACAATGGTTCAGCAGCAACTAGCTCACAGCAGGCAAGCTTCTGGTTCAATGCTATGAACAATCACATCGTGAACCAGACATGGTACGTGTATCTGTATCAGGAGAACGAGTTCTGGATACACACATCATCGATACCTAACAGCATGTATGCTGCTAACGAATCCAATATAATGACTGGCGGCGGCGGAGACCAGATGTATAACTTCTATCAATAA